GCGGGTGGGGATGGAGCCGGTAAGGCCCGAGCAGGTCGTCGAGGCCGTCGAGAAGCTGGCCGGCGCGCACGATCTCGTCATCGTGGAGGGCGCAGGCGGGCTGCTCGTGCGGTTCGACGACGACGGCGCGACCCTCGCCGATGTCGCCCGGCTGCTCGGCGCGCCCGTGCTGGTCGTCGTGCCCGCCGGGCTGGGAACGCTCAACACCACCGCGCTGACCGCCGAGGCTCTGCGCGCGCGGGAGTTGGAGCAGCTCGGCGTGGTGATCGGGAGCTGGCCCGCCGAGCCCGACCTGGCTGCCCGGTGCAATCTCGCCGACCTGCCCGAGGCTGCCGGCGGGCCCCTGCTCGGTGCGGTGCCCCAGGGGGTGGGCGCGCTGGCTCCCACCGAGTTCCGGGCGCGGGCGGCGAGTTGGCTCGCGCCACGCCTCGGTGGATCCTGGAACGCCGACGCGTTCGGCGCCGCCGTACGCTGACCGCCGTACGGGCACGGATCGGCGAGATCGTCTCCGGCTGCCATGACCCGGCGCGACCCGTACGCTTCCGGGCGGCGCTGCCGGGCGGCGATCCGGCCGACCGCGGCGCCGACCGGTCGTACACCGGTCCGCCCGGTCTCGTAAGGGCGGCCGCCATCCCGCGCGTCCCCGAGGGCAAGGCCGTCAGAGAACTGTCTGCGGCTCGAGCGGCTGACTGACGCCGTACCGGGGGAGAATGGCGGTGTGACCGGCTCGCCCGTCCCAAGGAGGCCCGCGATGCGTGTGCGCAGCACCAATGTGCCCCGGGACGCCGTCCACCATCCGGTTTTCGCGCGTGTCTACGCCAGATTCAGTGTGCCGGCGGACATCAGAGCGGGAGTCGCCACCTACCGCCGTGAGCTGCTGTCCGGTCTCTCGGGCCGGGTGATCGAGATCGGCGCGGGCAACGGTCTGAACTTCGCGCACTATCCGTCGGCCGTCTCCGAGGTGGTGGCGATCGAACCCGAGCGCACCTTGCGGAAGTTGGCGGTGGACGCCGGGCAGCGGGCCGATGTCCCGGTGGATGTGGTGCCGGGCGCGGCCGAGGCACTGCCGGTCAAGAGCGAAGCTTTCGACGCGGCCGTGGTCTCCCTGGTGCTGTGCTCCGTACGGGATGTACGGCGGGCGCTCTCCGAGATCAGACGGGTCCTGCGGCCCGGTGGTGAGCTGAGGTTCTTCGAGCACGGGCTGGCCGACGGCCGGACCATGGCGAAGACCCAGCGCGCCCTGGACCGTACCGTCTGGCCGCTGTTCTTCGGCGGGTGTCACACCGCGCGGGACACCATCGCCGAGATCGAGGCCGCCGGCTTCGATCTCGGGGTGTACCGCAGGCTACGGGTGCCGGAGAAGGGGCCGATGACGCCCGCTTCCCCCTGCGTCCTCGGCGTGGCGAGGCGGCCCGGTGATTGAGCCAGGCCGGGTCAGGCGCTCACCCGCTCCACTGCCGCAGCTCGCCGGCGATGGTCCTGACGTCCGCCTTGCCCTGCTTGACCAGCTGTGCCAGGTCCCGCACCTGCTCCGCCGAGGTCACCACCTTGAGCCCGCTGGCGACGAGATACCCGTAGGCGACGGCCGAGGCGAACATGGCATTGGAGTGCTCGAGCGCGGGCACATGGAGCAGCAGCTGGAGCAGCGCGGCGGCCCTGGCATACGGGTCGCTGTAGACGGCGATACCGAATATCTCCGCCTCATGACGGCTGACAGCGGCGACGAGCGCACCCCAGTCGGTGACCTGTGGATCGCCGGGGGTCTTGTGCTCGGCGACCATGAGCAGCCAGGCGAGGTCGATCGACAGGTTCAACGCTTGCCTTCGCGGCCGGTGCCCGTGCCCTTGCCCTTGCCCGTACTCGCGCCTTTACCGGCGTCTTCGCCCGTACCGAACTCGCCGAACTCCTCCGCGAACACGGACTCGTACTGCTTCATGAAATCGGCCGCCGCCTCGACAAAGGTACGTCCCACCTCGCCCGCGTCCTGCTTGACGAGTTCCTCGATGTAGCGGTTCACGCTCATCCCGCGCTGAAGGGCCCGCTGGCGCGCTGCCTCGGCGGTGGTCTCATCCACGCGTACGTTCAACTGAGTTTTCGCCACACCTCACGCTAGCGCCAGGGCGCTAGCAACGACAAGGGGTCCGTCAAGTGCCCCTTACACGGACCCTGAGGACCAAACCTCCGAGGGATACCGACACCCGCACACCCCCCTCTACTCTCGCCTCCTGTACGGGAGTCGGAGCGCCACAAGCCGGGAGGCAGCCTTGTCCACATCTGCCACTGCACCCACCCACGACCACACCGCGGATCTGCCGCTCGCCGCCCGGGCGCGGGCTCTGACCAAGGCGTACGGCACGGGCGAGACGACCGTGCGCGCCCTGGACGCGGTCGATGTCGACATCGCGCGCGGCCGGTTCACCGCCGTCATGGGCCCGTCCGGCTCCGGCAAGTCCACGCTGATGCACTGCCTGGCCGGCCTCGATACCGTCTCGGCCGGTCAGGTCTGGCTGGGCGAAACGGAGATCACCGGCCTGAAGGAGCGTGAACTCACCCGGCTGCGCAGGGACCGGATCGGCTTTATGTTCCAGGCGTTCAATCTGCTGCCCACCCTCACCGCCGCCGAGAACATCACCCTCCCCATGGATATCGCCGGGCGCAAACCCGACCGCCAGTGGGTGGATCAGGTCATCGACACACTCGGGCTGCGGGACCGCCTCAAGCACCGGCCTGCCGAGCTCTCCGGCGGGCAGCAGCAGCGGGTGGCCTGTGCCCGCGCGCTCGCCTCCCGCCCCGAGCTGATCTTCGCGGACGAACCGACCGGCAATCTCGACTCGCGCGCGGGCGCCGAGGTGCTCGCCTTCCTGCGCGAGGCCGTCGACCGGCTGGACCAGACGGTGGTGATGGTGACGCACGATCCCGGCGCCGCCGCCCATTCGGATCTGGTGCTGTTCCTCGCGGACGGACGGATCGTGGATGTCATGCCGGATCCGACCGCCGAGGCGGTGCTGGAGCGCATGCGCCTCTTCTCCGGGGGATCCCCGCAGACCCCGGGCCCCGACGCCCTGCGCAAGAGCTGAGGCCACGATGCTGAAGGCGACGCTGCGGAGTTTCTTCGCACACAAGGGGCGGCTGCTGCTGTCGGCACTGGCGGTACTCCTGTCGGTGGCCTTCGTCAGCGGCAGTCTGATCTTCTCGGACACCGTCTCCCGTACCTTCGACCGGCTCTTCGCCTCCACATCGGCGGATGTGACCGTCGCGGCGAAGGAGGGCCTCGACGAGCGCCTGCCGACCGGA
This portion of the Streptomyces sp. NBC_01750 genome encodes:
- a CDS encoding class I SAM-dependent methyltransferase encodes the protein MRVRSTNVPRDAVHHPVFARVYARFSVPADIRAGVATYRRELLSGLSGRVIEIGAGNGLNFAHYPSAVSEVVAIEPERTLRKLAVDAGQRADVPVDVVPGAAEALPVKSEAFDAAVVSLVLCSVRDVRRALSEIRRVLRPGGELRFFEHGLADGRTMAKTQRALDRTVWPLFFGGCHTARDTIAEIEAAGFDLGVYRRLRVPEKGPMTPASPCVLGVARRPGD
- the bioD gene encoding dethiobiotin synthase; this translates as MSVIVVTGTGTEVGKTVVTAAVAAAARAQGRSVAVVKPAQTGVGAGEAGDVDEVMRLAGDVEGVELARFPEPLAPATAALRVGMEPVRPEQVVEAVEKLAGAHDLVIVEGAGGLLVRFDDDGATLADVARLLGAPVLVVVPAGLGTLNTTALTAEALRARELEQLGVVIGSWPAEPDLAARCNLADLPEAAGGPLLGAVPQGVGALAPTEFRARAASWLAPRLGGSWNADAFGAAVR
- a CDS encoding antitoxin, with the protein product MAKTQLNVRVDETTAEAARQRALQRGMSVNRYIEELVKQDAGEVGRTFVEAAADFMKQYESVFAEEFGEFGTGEDAGKGASTGKGKGTGTGREGKR
- a CDS encoding ABC transporter ATP-binding protein; the encoded protein is MSTSATAPTHDHTADLPLAARARALTKAYGTGETTVRALDAVDVDIARGRFTAVMGPSGSGKSTLMHCLAGLDTVSAGQVWLGETEITGLKERELTRLRRDRIGFMFQAFNLLPTLTAAENITLPMDIAGRKPDRQWVDQVIDTLGLRDRLKHRPAELSGGQQQRVACARALASRPELIFADEPTGNLDSRAGAEVLAFLREAVDRLDQTVVMVTHDPGAAAHSDLVLFLADGRIVDVMPDPTAEAVLERMRLFSGGSPQTPGPDALRKS
- a CDS encoding fic family toxin-antitoxin system, toxin component, which encodes MNLSIDLAWLLMVAEHKTPGDPQVTDWGALVAAVSRHEAEIFGIAVYSDPYARAAALLQLLLHVPALEHSNAMFASAVAYGYLVASGLKVVTSAEQVRDLAQLVKQGKADVRTIAGELRQWSG